A single Stutzerimonas stutzeri DNA region contains:
- a CDS encoding Y-family DNA polymerase: MSALWACILLPQLAMDGVLRGRADAEAPLALLGGTAQRRVLQAINPAARALGLRPGQSLIAAQALTRAFATADYDQASIERWQQFLAAWAYGFSSQVSLHYPRCLLLEVQSSFNLFGPWPRLESRLRDELHALGFQHRITLAPNPAAARVLANAHDGLAVTDSQTLRSVLNPLPIERIGLPREVTAALARMGLRTLKQVLALPRDGLARRFPAEAMRHLDTLFEHRPLGLDFYRPPDRFDTRIELNFEVESHQALLFPLRRLTADLAAYLAGRDSGVQRFTLFLEHRNLADTPMPVGLLSAERDPAMLFELTRGRLEHVQLPAPVLALRLVAHQLPAFVPEHRQLFEERPQQSLPWEPLRERLRARLGDDAVQGLSARADHRPECAWQPQHACAHEPSAAALPRPGWLLSEPKALHEASLRILAGPERIESGWWDGSDVRRDYYQVQTRSGQRGWAYRAVPGPGPLLLHGWFA; encoded by the coding sequence GCAACGCCGCGTACTGCAGGCAATCAACCCGGCGGCACGGGCGCTTGGCCTCAGGCCGGGGCAATCATTGATCGCTGCCCAGGCGCTGACTCGCGCGTTCGCCACAGCCGATTACGATCAAGCGTCCATCGAACGCTGGCAGCAATTCCTCGCCGCCTGGGCCTACGGCTTCAGCTCACAGGTCAGCCTGCATTACCCACGCTGCCTGCTATTGGAGGTGCAATCGAGTTTCAACCTGTTCGGCCCCTGGCCTCGCCTGGAGTCACGCCTGCGCGATGAACTGCATGCACTGGGCTTTCAGCACCGCATAACCCTGGCACCGAACCCAGCCGCCGCACGGGTTCTGGCCAATGCACATGACGGCTTGGCCGTGACGGATTCCCAGACGCTGCGCAGCGTGCTGAACCCACTGCCGATCGAGCGTATCGGCTTGCCGCGTGAAGTGACGGCGGCGTTGGCGCGCATGGGCCTGCGAACCCTGAAGCAGGTACTCGCGCTACCTCGCGATGGCCTGGCGCGGCGCTTTCCGGCCGAAGCCATGAGGCACCTCGACACATTGTTCGAGCATCGTCCGTTGGGGCTGGACTTCTATCGACCACCGGACCGCTTCGATACCCGTATCGAACTTAACTTCGAGGTCGAATCGCACCAGGCACTGCTGTTCCCGCTGCGTCGATTGACCGCCGACCTTGCCGCCTATCTGGCCGGTCGTGACAGCGGCGTGCAGCGTTTTACCCTGTTTCTGGAGCACCGCAACCTGGCCGACACCCCGATGCCGGTTGGCCTGCTCAGCGCCGAACGCGATCCGGCCATGCTGTTCGAATTGACGCGGGGGCGGCTGGAACATGTGCAATTGCCCGCGCCGGTACTGGCGCTGCGCCTGGTGGCCCACCAATTACCCGCTTTCGTTCCTGAACACCGCCAGTTGTTCGAAGAACGACCGCAACAGTCGCTGCCCTGGGAGCCGCTGCGCGAACGTCTGCGGGCGCGACTGGGTGATGACGCCGTGCAGGGGCTCAGCGCTCGCGCCGATCATCGCCCCGAATGCGCCTGGCAACCACAACATGCTTGTGCGCATGAACCATCGGCAGCCGCACTTCCCCGCCCCGGCTGGCTGTTGTCCGAGCCCAAAGCACTGCACGAAGCATCCCTGCGCATACTCGCCGGTCCGGAGCGCATCGAGTCCGGCTGGTGGGACGGCAGTGATGTGCGCCGCGACTATTATCAGGTGCAAACTCGTAGCGGCCAGCGTGGCTGGGCCTATCGCGCCGTGCCCGGCCCAGGCCCCCTGCTGCTGCACGGCTGGTTCGCATGA